One region of Chryseobacterium muglaense genomic DNA includes:
- the rdgB gene encoding RdgB/HAM1 family non-canonical purine NTP pyrophosphatase, which produces MEILVATHNLHKKEEIQQILGNEFVVKSLTDYDIHDEIVEDGNSFNANALIKAKYCFEKTGIPSLGDDSGLVVESLDGRPGIFSARYAGDHDFAKNIEKVLSEMENVENRKAYFITVLCYYDENGAQYFDGRVHGNLLKENKGHQGFGYDPIFVPEGYEITFAEMNPEDKNKISHRKQALDLFLDFLKD; this is translated from the coding sequence ATGGAAATATTAGTTGCTACACATAACCTGCATAAAAAAGAAGAAATTCAACAGATTTTAGGAAATGAATTTGTAGTAAAAAGTCTTACTGATTACGATATTCACGACGAAATCGTTGAAGATGGAAACTCTTTCAACGCCAATGCTTTAATAAAAGCAAAATACTGCTTCGAAAAAACAGGCATTCCAAGTTTGGGAGACGACAGTGGTTTGGTGGTAGAATCTTTAGACGGAAGACCCGGGATTTTTTCGGCAAGATATGCAGGAGATCATGATTTTGCTAAAAACATCGAAAAAGTTCTAAGCGAAATGGAAAATGTTGAAAACAGAAAAGCTTATTTCATCACGGTATTGTGTTATTATGATGAAAACGGCGCACAATATTTTGATGGAAGAGTGCACGGAAATTTATTGAAAGAAAACAAAGGTCACCAAGGGTTTGGTTATGATCCTATTTTTGTTCCTGAAGGTTATGAAATTACTTTTGCAGAAATGAATCCTGAAGATAAAAATAAAATCAGCCACAGAAAACAGGCATTAGATTTGTTTCTTGATTTTTTGAAAGATTAG
- a CDS encoding ribonuclease Z has protein sequence MSTYLTILGFNSAIPTINTSPTAQLLEMEERCFLIDCGEGTQVQLRKAKARFSKINHIFISHLHGDHCFGLPGLIASFRLLGRDTPLHVYGPKGIKKMLDTIFTITETHRGFEVVYHELDKNYSEKIYEDNRVEVFTIPLDHRIYCNGYLFKEKPKDRHINMEEVSKYSEIETCDYHNLKAGKDFVLSDGYVLKNEILTTTPAPSVSYAFCSDTRYLESVIPIIKNVTVLYHESTFLHDLKEMADYTGHTTALEAATIAKKAEVEKLILGHFSNRYGDLTVFTDEARTVFPNSYLPKALECVKI, from the coding sequence TTGAGTACTTATTTAACGATATTAGGCTTTAACTCGGCGATACCTACGATTAATACTTCACCTACAGCTCAGCTTCTGGAAATGGAAGAAAGATGTTTTCTAATTGATTGTGGCGAAGGAACACAGGTACAACTGAGAAAAGCAAAGGCAAGATTTTCAAAAATCAATCATATTTTTATATCGCACCTTCATGGTGATCACTGTTTTGGTCTGCCAGGTTTAATAGCCTCTTTCCGACTTTTGGGAAGAGATACTCCATTGCATGTTTATGGGCCGAAAGGAATAAAAAAAATGCTGGACACTATTTTTACCATTACTGAAACACATCGTGGTTTTGAAGTGGTATATCATGAGCTTGATAAGAATTATTCAGAAAAAATCTATGAAGATAATAGGGTAGAAGTGTTTACCATTCCTCTGGATCATAGGATTTACTGTAATGGATATCTGTTTAAAGAAAAACCAAAAGACCGACATATCAATATGGAAGAGGTCTCAAAATATTCTGAAATTGAGACTTGTGATTATCATAACTTGAAGGCTGGAAAAGATTTTGTTTTGAGTGACGGATATGTTCTTAAAAATGAAATTCTTACGACCACTCCGGCTCCGTCAGTTTCTTATGCGTTTTGCAGTGATACAAGATATTTAGAATCGGTAATCCCAATCATTAAAAATGTAACGGTTTTGTATCATGAGTCTACATTTTTGCACGATTTGAAAGAAATGGCAGATTATACCGGTCATACAACAGCTTTGGAAGCAGCAACAATTGCCAAAAAAGCCGAAGTTGAAAAATTAATTTTAGGACATTTTTCTAACCGTTATGGTGATTTAACAGTCTTTACTGATGAAGCTCGAACTGTTTTCCCGAATTCTTATCTTCCAAAAGCTTTGGAATGCGTGAAAATTTAA
- a CDS encoding CCC motif membrane protein encodes MNQKLPNAQTVLILGIVSIVGTCCCTGLIGIICGLIGLNKYKSDKLLYDSNPSEYSDFNNLSTGRILCIIGLALGSLQLVYTIFILATGGVDAYMEQIEQLKNMGK; translated from the coding sequence ATGAATCAAAAATTACCGAATGCACAAACTGTGCTTATTTTAGGAATTGTATCAATTGTTGGAACTTGTTGTTGTACAGGTTTAATTGGAATTATTTGCGGTCTTATCGGATTAAATAAATACAAAAGTGATAAATTATTGTATGACAGTAATCCTTCAGAATATTCAGATTTTAACAATTTAAGTACAGGAAGAATTTTATGTATTATTGGTCTTGCTCTAGGATCTCTTCAGCTTGTTTATACCATTTTTATTCTTGCAACTGGTGGAGTAGATGCTTATATGGAACAAATCGAGCAACTAAAAAATATGGGGAAATAA
- a CDS encoding TIGR02757 family protein, with protein MNFSELKDFLNEKYDVYNHLDFIQDDPVQIPHRFSLKQDIEIAGFLAATISWGNRKSIIKSAEKILDIMGNSPYDFVMNYSEKDLDNIKDKSIHRTFNGEDFAYFIKQFNEIYKENESLENLFLIHENENNFYHSIERFRQKFLGIEKHRTHKHVSSPYKNSSSKRIIMFLRWMVRNDNRGVDFGIWENIDQKFLSIPLDVHTGNISRKLGLITRTQNDWKTVEELDLVIRKFDGNDPAKYDFALFGLGVTKELF; from the coding sequence ATGAATTTTTCAGAATTAAAAGATTTTCTCAACGAAAAATATGATGTTTACAATCATCTTGATTTTATTCAGGATGACCCGGTTCAGATTCCGCATCGCTTTTCGTTGAAACAGGATATTGAAATTGCTGGTTTTTTAGCGGCAACGATTTCTTGGGGGAACAGAAAATCGATTATTAAATCTGCCGAAAAGATTCTTGACATTATGGGGAATTCTCCTTATGATTTTGTAATGAATTATTCTGAAAAAGATTTAGATAACATTAAAGATAAAAGCATTCACCGAACTTTTAACGGAGAAGATTTTGCTTATTTTATTAAACAATTTAATGAAATTTATAAGGAAAATGAAAGTCTTGAAAATTTGTTTTTAATTCATGAAAATGAAAATAATTTTTATCATTCTATAGAAAGATTCAGACAAAAATTTTTAGGGATTGAAAAACACAGAACGCACAAACATGTAAGTTCGCCCTATAAAAATTCTTCTTCAAAAAGAATCATTATGTTTTTGCGATGGATGGTTCGAAATGACAATCGTGGCGTAGATTTTGGAATCTGGGAGAATATTGACCAGAAGTTTTTATCAATTCCTCTGGATGTGCATACCGGAAATATATCCAGAAAATTAGGATTAATTACAAGAACGCAGAATGATTGGAAAACGGTAGAAGAATTAGATTTAGTTATTAGAAAATTTGACGGAAATGATCCCGCAAAATATGATTTTGCTCTGTTTGGATTGGGCGTAACGAAAGAATTATTTTAA
- a CDS encoding MFS transporter, with translation MDSSINPPKNINLQLISYVSFTFIGYFIIGLSLSVLPIFISKSLGYSLLVAGIVISLQYISTFFLRAYSGKVIDGKGPKPAVLFSMIGFSLTGIFLILAYYFKFSPILSLTFLVITRLLTGCAEGMVGASPINWAIMAFGEKHTAKIISYNGVACYGALAMGASLGIVIEHQFGLYGIGILSIILGIIGFLYAKTKENKTNTNPQENQSFWKVLGKVAPFGVCLALGGIGFASISTFITLYYNFFHWNNGALCLSIFGGLFVAGRLVFSNVINNYGGIKVAIACLFVETIGLLIIAFATNAQMALVGAGVTGLGFSLIFPALGVMAIKSVSPSSQGSALAGYGLFIDISLGVAGPIIGSVADFFGMQFIFPFSAAMVFIGLGLAYFLKKKSNLKKLNEA, from the coding sequence ATGGACAGTTCAATAAATCCACCAAAAAATATCAATCTCCAACTTATTTCTTATGTCTCTTTTACTTTCATAGGATATTTTATTATCGGCCTATCGCTTTCGGTTCTTCCGATTTTCATCAGCAAAAGTTTAGGATACAGCCTTTTAGTTGCAGGAATCGTAATTAGTTTACAATATATTTCAACTTTTTTCTTGAGAGCATACTCTGGAAAGGTCATTGACGGAAAAGGTCCGAAACCTGCCGTTTTATTCAGCATGATTGGTTTTTCATTAACCGGAATTTTTCTGATTCTTGCTTATTATTTTAAATTTTCGCCAATCTTAAGCCTCACATTTTTGGTTATTACCCGACTTTTAACGGGTTGTGCTGAAGGCATGGTCGGAGCAAGCCCGATTAACTGGGCGATTATGGCTTTTGGTGAAAAACATACTGCAAAAATAATTTCTTATAATGGGGTTGCCTGTTATGGAGCTTTGGCAATGGGAGCTTCTTTAGGAATTGTAATTGAACATCAATTTGGTCTTTATGGTATTGGAATTCTGTCTATCATCTTAGGGATTATCGGATTTTTATATGCTAAAACTAAAGAAAACAAGACGAACACAAATCCACAAGAAAATCAGTCTTTTTGGAAAGTTCTGGGAAAAGTAGCTCCTTTTGGAGTTTGTTTAGCTTTAGGTGGAATCGGTTTCGCAAGTATTTCTACATTCATCACCTTATATTACAATTTTTTTCATTGGAATAATGGGGCTTTGTGTTTAAGTATTTTCGGAGGATTATTTGTTGCCGGAAGATTGGTTTTCAGCAATGTTATCAATAATTACGGCGGAATAAAAGTTGCCATTGCCTGTCTTTTTGTAGAAACTATCGGGCTTTTAATTATCGCATTTGCCACCAACGCTCAAATGGCCTTGGTGGGAGCCGGCGTTACAGGATTAGGATTTTCTTTAATATTTCCGGCTTTAGGTGTGATGGCAATCAAAAGTGTTTCACCATCAAGTCAGGGTTCTGCTTTGGCGGGTTACGGACTTTTTATTGATATTTCTTTAGGTGTTGCTGGTCCGATAATCGGGAGTGTTGCCGATTTTTTTGGGATGCAGTTTATTTTCCCGTTCAGTGCAGCAATGGTTTTCATAGGATTGGGACTGGCTTATTTTCTGAAGAAAAAATCAAACTTAAAGAAACTGAATGAGGCTTAA
- a CDS encoding TonB-dependent receptor plug domain-containing protein, with protein sequence MILKKAFTLLSVSSCLTIYYGQEKNIDTVFVFDNQMKKVKLFHSVTTLSPADIQKNSSNLSEVLRFQSPVYIKENGRGAVSSPSFRGTTAQQTAFVWNGININSQFLGQGDINNIAVFGYDQMEIKSGGGSVIYGSGAIGGSIHLNNDLSFNQGFKGIFNSEVASFGTYNNFLKAAYSNDKFSFKASGNYSISENNYEVPEKNYINRNGKFHNTTFNIGTAYKIAEHQTISWQSQFYDATQNYRILAENVGKTSYEAQTFRSLVSWDINKSKVSNSLKAAYTEDNFQYFGLYNAPFTSGGINKNYILKNDFNYFIIPKLNFNVVGEFQQNKGEGLGDSRVGKVSRNVGSVAGLLRYFATSDLRFEVGIRQNFIEDISSPLLYSFSGKWKANNWYQINLNLSKNFRHPSFNDLYWEPGGNLNLKSETSIQADLNQEFSLHGFKLSISPYYIKIDNMIRWLPTAFGYWAAFNTEKVESYGLESQLSYQKKFNENHSIKLIAGYTYTRSVDLENQKQLMYVPLHKFTSNVDYKYKFLNFFAQGMFNGLTYTTSDESKKDAIYPYFVMNAGISATILKKYTLGIKMNNITDTVYETTAYYPLPKRNYSINATINF encoded by the coding sequence ATGATTTTAAAAAAAGCATTTACCCTACTTTCGGTGTCTTCTTGTCTGACAATTTATTATGGGCAGGAAAAAAACATTGACACTGTCTTTGTATTCGACAACCAGATGAAAAAAGTAAAACTTTTTCATTCTGTGACGACATTATCTCCTGCAGATATTCAAAAAAACTCTTCGAACCTTTCTGAGGTTTTACGATTTCAGTCGCCTGTTTATATTAAAGAAAATGGTCGTGGAGCTGTTTCTTCACCTTCATTTCGAGGAACAACGGCGCAACAGACTGCTTTTGTATGGAATGGAATTAATATCAATTCTCAGTTTTTGGGACAAGGTGATATTAATAACATTGCGGTTTTCGGATATGACCAAATGGAGATAAAATCTGGTGGTGGAAGTGTTATCTACGGAAGTGGCGCAATTGGCGGAAGCATTCATTTGAACAATGATTTGAGTTTTAACCAAGGTTTTAAAGGGATATTCAATTCTGAAGTTGCTTCTTTCGGAACTTATAATAATTTTTTGAAAGCAGCGTATAGTAACGATAAATTCAGTTTTAAGGCTTCAGGAAATTATTCAATAAGTGAAAATAATTACGAAGTTCCGGAAAAAAATTACATCAATAGAAACGGAAAGTTTCACAATACAACTTTCAATATAGGCACGGCATATAAAATTGCAGAGCACCAAACAATCTCTTGGCAAAGTCAGTTTTATGATGCCACTCAGAATTATAGAATTCTTGCAGAAAATGTGGGAAAAACCAGCTATGAAGCACAGACTTTTAGAAGTTTAGTTTCTTGGGACATCAACAAATCTAAAGTTTCAAACAGCTTGAAAGCGGCTTATACTGAAGATAACTTTCAATATTTCGGACTTTATAATGCCCCTTTTACGAGCGGTGGAATTAATAAAAACTACATTTTAAAAAATGATTTCAATTATTTCATTATTCCTAAACTAAATTTCAATGTAGTGGGTGAATTTCAGCAAAACAAAGGAGAAGGTTTAGGGGATTCTCGTGTTGGAAAAGTGAGTAGAAATGTTGGTTCAGTTGCAGGTTTATTAAGATATTTTGCAACTTCAGATCTTCGTTTTGAAGTTGGAATCAGGCAAAACTTTATAGAAGATATCAGCTCTCCTCTTCTTTACTCTTTTTCAGGAAAGTGGAAAGCTAATAATTGGTATCAGATTAACTTAAATTTGTCTAAAAACTTCAGACATCCTTCATTCAATGATTTGTATTGGGAACCTGGAGGAAATCTTAATTTGAAATCGGAAACTTCGATTCAGGCAGATCTAAATCAGGAATTTAGTCTACATGGGTTTAAACTGAGCATTTCTCCTTATTATATTAAAATAGACAATATGATACGTTGGCTTCCGACCGCATTTGGCTATTGGGCAGCATTTAATACTGAGAAAGTAGAATCTTATGGTTTAGAGTCTCAGCTTAGTTATCAAAAAAAGTTTAATGAAAATCATTCTATAAAGCTCATTGCAGGATATACTTACACAAGATCTGTTGATCTGGAAAACCAAAAACAGCTGATGTATGTTCCGTTGCATAAGTTTACTTCGAATGTAGATTATAAGTACAAATTTTTAAATTTCTTTGCACAAGGAATGTTTAACGGATTAACCTACACAACTTCTGATGAGAGCAAAAAAGATGCGATTTACCCATATTTTGTAATGAATGCGGGAATTTCTGCCACGATTTTAAAAAAATATACTTTGGGAATAAAGATGAACAATATTACAGATACAGTGTATGAAACAACGGCATATTATCCTTTGCCAAAAAGAAATTACAGTATCAACGCAACAATAAATTTTTAA
- a CDS encoding DUF1003 domain-containing protein yields MKTSHEKIEFLERMADGITSWIGSVPSLIIHTLLFITSFLLPVFDIVNVDKMLLVLTTVLSLEAIYLSILIQMSVNKSHEKIEDIQEDIEEISEDIEDIQEDIEEISEDIEEMSEDLEEISEDIEDIQEDIEEINDDDDEDDHNERAKKAILKNNVNSNKNEIRFLKDKIAELQHKIDELKKD; encoded by the coding sequence ATGAAAACATCACACGAAAAAATAGAATTTCTTGAGAGAATGGCAGATGGAATCACTTCGTGGATTGGTTCTGTACCTTCTCTAATTATTCATACTTTACTTTTTATTACATCTTTTTTATTACCGGTTTTTGATATTGTAAATGTTGATAAAATGTTGCTTGTTTTAACGACGGTATTGTCGTTGGAAGCTATTTATCTTTCGATTTTGATTCAGATGTCTGTGAATAAAAGTCATGAAAAAATTGAAGACATTCAGGAAGATATTGAAGAGATTAGTGAAGATATTGAAGATATTCAGGAAGATATCGAGGAAATTAGTGAAGATATTGAAGAAATGAGTGAAGACTTAGAAGAAATCAGCGAAGATATTGAAGATATTCAGGAAGATATCGAAGAGATTAATGATGACGATGATGAAGACGATCATAATGAAAGAGCCAAGAAAGCAATTCTTAAAAATAATGTAAACTCTAATAAAAACGAAATACGATTTTTAAAAGATAAAATTGCCGAGCTTCAGCATAAAATTGATGAATTGAAAAAAGATTAA
- a CDS encoding CPBP family intramembrane glutamic endopeptidase, giving the protein MENSKYPKYIFDWMGGLILLAGYIIGSMFVGVVGLAGKFMFKVDFMQKPWFMMFANAVVFCLMIAAFDFFMVRQKMGKKLNFNFSPTNFYTYLLIFPMMLGMMFVGEFITSQIPTTGPFFGDFYEFFENLMAGLTDDPLVMVITAVIMAPIFEEIIFRGIIQKGMINNGVKPWKAILLASVLFGLIHGNPWQFVGATLLGTVLGLVYYKTKSLLLPMLLHGFNNLCSAILIFYTKKESFAEAFEIQEWMILAIGIVLFSVFFYLFTFRNKVRYSEI; this is encoded by the coding sequence ATGGAAAACTCAAAATACCCGAAATATATTTTTGACTGGATGGGAGGTCTCATCTTATTGGCAGGATATATTATTGGAAGTATGTTTGTTGGCGTTGTCGGGCTTGCTGGAAAATTTATGTTTAAAGTAGATTTCATGCAAAAGCCTTGGTTTATGATGTTTGCCAATGCTGTTGTTTTCTGTTTAATGATTGCGGCTTTTGATTTTTTTATGGTGCGCCAAAAAATGGGAAAGAAATTAAATTTCAATTTTTCGCCAACCAATTTCTACACCTATTTATTAATTTTTCCAATGATGCTCGGAATGATGTTTGTCGGTGAATTTATCACCTCACAAATACCTACTACCGGACCTTTTTTTGGAGATTTTTATGAGTTTTTTGAAAACCTGATGGCTGGTCTTACAGATGACCCATTGGTTATGGTTATTACAGCGGTGATTATGGCACCTATTTTTGAAGAAATTATTTTCCGCGGAATTATCCAGAAAGGAATGATTAATAATGGTGTTAAACCTTGGAAAGCCATACTTTTAGCAAGTGTTCTTTTTGGTTTGATACACGGAAATCCGTGGCAGTTTGTCGGTGCAACTTTGTTGGGAACGGTCTTAGGGTTGGTTTATTATAAAACAAAATCTTTGCTTTTGCCGATGCTTTTGCATGGTTTTAATAATCTTTGCTCAGCAATCTTAATATTTTACACAAAAAAAGAAAGCTTTGCAGAAGCTTTTGAAATTCAGGAATGGATGATTCTGGCAATCGGGATTGTATTGTTTTCTGTATTTTTCTATTTATTCACATTTAGAAATAAAGTGCGTTACTCTGAAATTTAA
- the namA gene encoding NADPH dehydrogenase NamA — MLYSPIKFRNVELKNRWVMSPMCMYSSENGVANDFHFVHYGSRAQGGTGLLIVEASGVEPKGRITNHCMGIWNDEQAAELQKIVEFVHKNSESKIGIQIAHAGRKGSTWENKQISLEEGWETIAPSAIPYHPTERIPHVLSVEEIKEQIQNFKNAAKRAVKAGFDVIEIHGAHGYLIHQFLSPLSNVRTDEYGGSFENRIRFLLEIVDAVNEELNENVALFVRISGTEYAENGWDIDESVELSKILKDHHVDLVDVSSGGNIHGAKISVFDGYQVPFSSAVKNQANVKTGAVGLITNTQQAEEILQNNEADLIFVAREILRNPYLAVQGSFEMQEESFFPHQYLRAKISS; from the coding sequence ATGTTATATTCTCCAATAAAATTCAGAAATGTAGAGCTTAAAAACCGTTGGGTAATGTCGCCAATGTGTATGTATTCATCAGAAAATGGGGTTGCCAACGATTTTCATTTTGTGCATTACGGAAGTCGCGCTCAAGGTGGAACCGGACTTCTCATCGTAGAAGCAAGTGGGGTAGAACCGAAAGGCAGAATTACCAATCACTGCATGGGAATCTGGAATGACGAACAAGCAGCAGAACTTCAGAAGATTGTTGAATTTGTACACAAAAATTCAGAAAGTAAAATAGGAATTCAAATTGCTCACGCGGGAAGAAAAGGTTCTACCTGGGAAAATAAACAAATCTCTTTAGAGGAAGGTTGGGAAACCATTGCGCCAAGTGCTATTCCGTATCATCCGACAGAAAGAATTCCGCATGTTTTGAGTGTAGAAGAAATAAAAGAACAGATTCAAAATTTTAAAAATGCAGCAAAAAGAGCGGTAAAAGCTGGTTTTGATGTCATTGAAATTCATGGCGCACACGGTTACCTTATTCATCAGTTTTTGTCACCACTTTCTAATGTAAGAACCGATGAGTATGGTGGGAGTTTTGAAAACAGAATAAGATTTTTACTTGAAATTGTAGATGCTGTCAACGAAGAACTCAATGAAAATGTAGCACTCTTTGTAAGAATTTCAGGAACGGAATATGCTGAAAACGGTTGGGATATTGACGAAAGTGTAGAATTATCTAAAATTTTAAAAGACCATCATGTCGATTTAGTCGACGTTTCAAGCGGTGGAAATATTCATGGAGCAAAAATTTCTGTTTTTGACGGATATCAGGTTCCGTTTTCTTCGGCTGTGAAAAATCAGGCAAATGTGAAAACAGGGGCTGTCGGCTTAATAACAAACACTCAACAGGCAGAAGAGATTTTGCAGAACAATGAAGCTGATTTAATATTTGTAGCGAGAGAAATCTTACGAAACCCTTATTTGGCAGTTCAGGGTTCTTTTGAAATGCAGGAAGAATCTTTTTTTCCACATCAATACCTTAGAGCGAAAATTTCTTCTTAA
- a CDS encoding DUF3267 domain-containing protein: MENYTEKKLTIDLKKANIYSLKILLYSCVVFLVPYILLWQYQFSFEHLSSTFKRLIEKYTFLSGFIPLFFMVLGIVLHELIHGLTFLPFCKNGFKSIQFGFLKQYLTPYCHCKEPLKLKYYRIGVIMPAIILGFLPAIWAITIGNFYLLCFGIFFTMGAAGDFMILMILKNENPEDLVLDHPSEAGCFVYTAKE, translated from the coding sequence ATGGAAAATTATACCGAGAAAAAATTGACGATTGATTTAAAAAAAGCAAATATTTATTCGCTGAAGATATTGTTGTATTCGTGCGTTGTTTTTCTAGTTCCTTATATTCTTCTTTGGCAATATCAATTCAGTTTCGAGCATTTGAGTTCAACTTTTAAGAGACTTATAGAAAAATATACTTTCTTAAGTGGATTTATTCCCTTGTTTTTTATGGTCTTGGGAATCGTTTTACACGAGCTTATTCATGGGCTTACTTTTTTACCTTTCTGTAAAAATGGTTTTAAATCCATACAATTTGGTTTTCTGAAGCAATACCTCACCCCTTACTGTCATTGTAAAGAACCTTTGAAATTAAAATATTATAGAATCGGAGTTATAATGCCAGCAATTATTTTGGGTTTTCTTCCTGCGATTTGGGCAATCACTATAGGAAATTTTTATCTTTTATGTTTCGGAATTTTCTTTACCATGGGAGCTGCAGGAGATTTTATGATTTTAATGATTTTAAAAAATGAAAATCCTGAAGATTTGGTTTTAGACCATCCAAGTGAAGCCGGTTGCTTTGTTTATACAGCGAAAGAGTGA
- a CDS encoding DUF2752 domain-containing protein, translating into MRIEDFMLSCPSKKFLGIECFGCGTQRAILMVFQGKFSEAFQMFPAVYTLLLFFCFVGLNFIDRKRNYGQVLIILAIVNSLIMVFSYFYKHYF; encoded by the coding sequence ATGCGTATAGAAGATTTTATGCTTTCGTGTCCCAGCAAAAAGTTTTTGGGAATCGAATGTTTCGGATGTGGAACTCAGAGGGCTATTTTGATGGTTTTTCAGGGGAAGTTTTCTGAGGCTTTTCAAATGTTTCCGGCAGTTTATACTTTGTTGTTGTTTTTCTGTTTTGTGGGACTCAATTTTATCGACAGAAAAAGAAATTATGGACAGGTTTTAATTATTTTAGCAATAGTTAATTCACTAATCATGGTTTTTTCTTACTTTTATAAACATTATTTTTAA
- a CDS encoding cytidine deaminase, whose translation MKKDIKIDYEHFKSRTELSEVENRLFEQAIHARENAYAPYSNFFVGCAVLLENGEIFSGNNQENAAFPSGLCAERTALFWIGANFPEQTIKKIFIVGGPKEFSETNPPIPPCGACRQSIIEYETKQNENIELYFSNLNDEVIKVGSIKDLLPFYFDGTFL comes from the coding sequence ATGAAAAAAGATATAAAAATCGATTACGAACATTTCAAAAGCAGGACCGAACTTTCAGAAGTTGAAAACCGTCTTTTTGAACAGGCAATTCATGCGAGAGAAAATGCTTATGCCCCCTATTCCAACTTTTTTGTTGGCTGTGCAGTTTTGTTGGAGAATGGTGAAATTTTCTCAGGAAACAACCAGGAAAATGCAGCTTTTCCTTCCGGACTTTGTGCAGAACGAACTGCTCTTTTCTGGATTGGAGCCAATTTTCCTGAACAAACAATTAAAAAGATTTTTATTGTTGGCGGACCGAAAGAGTTTTCAGAGACCAATCCACCTATTCCTCCGTGTGGAGCTTGTAGACAAAGTATTATAGAATACGAAACAAAGCAAAATGAAAATATTGAGCTTTATTTTTCTAATTTAAATGATGAAGTAATAAAAGTAGGTTCTATTAAAGATTTGTTGCCTTTTTATTTTGATGGAACATTTTTGTAG